A stretch of DNA from Anaerolineae bacterium:
CGTCAATAGGCAAATTGACGCTCTCCTTTTCTCCTTTTTGAAAAGCCGGGTAGTGGCGACCCGGCTTTTTGATTCCTTCCTCACTACGCTCGCCACTGGTCTGAATGCGGCCCTGGGCCAATTTTAGCACGTGGGTAATGGCCTGGGGCATTTCGTCAAAGTGGTGGGTAACGTAAATCATATTGACCGGCATTTGCGAACACAGTTGGTCCAAAAGCTCGATGATGCGGGTGCGATTGTTAAAATCCAAGCCCTGGCAAGGCTCGTCAAGAATAAGCAAGGTTGGGTTTTTAACCAGGGCGCGGGCCAAAAACACCAGGCGTTGCTCTCCCACCGAAACAGCGCCCAAGGGTCGGTTGAGCAAGGGCAAGAGGCCAAGGGCTTGCAGCCAATGGACGGCCAGGCTGACCTGTTGGGGCGAGCAGGTTTGGTATAAACCTACCGAATCAAAAAAACCGGAGCAGACCACCTGGCCGCAGGTGGTTTCTTTTTGATGATACGCCTGCAACTCGGGCGAGACCCAACCAATTTTCCGTTTGATCTGCCAGATACTTTCCCCCGACCCCCGTTTTTGGCCAAAGAGCGTGATCTGGTTGGCGTAGGCCTGGGGATTGTCGGCCAAAATCAAACTCAAAAGCGTTGTTTTACCTGCGCCGTTGGCGCCCAGCACCGCCCAGTTTTCCCCCTGTTTCATTGTCCAGTTGATGTGGCGCAAAACATAAGTGTGGCCATATAAAACAGAGGTGTCTTTCAGCTCAACCAAGACGGGGTACTTTTGCCCGGATTCTTGAACAGCAGCGGGCAAGGGTAATGGAGAGATGTTTTTATTCCGGCCCGGTTCCGGCATTGCCTCTGCCGGCAAAATCTTATCCCGGCGGTCCTGGGCCACCATCCGGCTATTGGCCACCTGCAGCACGTGAGTGATGCCCGGCGGAATCTCTTCGAGCCGGGGCGTAATCAGCAGTATTCGCGGGGTTTCGGCGTGGAGCAGTTCCGTGAGAGCGCCGTGCAACGCCCGGCGAGAAGCATCATCCAAACCCACAAAGGGGTCGTCAAGAATCAAAAACCGGGGCGACTGCATCAGCGCGCGGGCAATCAGCAGTTTGCGCGCCTCGCCGTGCGATAAATGAAGCACCTTACGCCCCAGCAGGGACCCCATCCCCAACAAATCCACCGCTCTTTGCCTTCTTTGGCCATACACGGCCCGGCTCACTTTAAGAGGACTAACATCGTAAGGTGAAATGCGCTCGATGCTCTCCCCGGTCAACAACTCGGCTACGGTGGGCGAATCTTTCCCCTCTATGCTCTGCCACCGCGCCTGATGGTAGCCGGCCTGCTGTTGCATCAGGTTGCTATGGGTTTCGGCGGAAATCTTCACAATTTCCCCCCGGTTAAAATATGAGCGCGCCCCGTCGCTCTGGTCTTTATTCGTTCCAAAAAAATAGAAAATCCGGCCATGCGCCAGGGGCACTTGCCGAAAGATAGCCCTGGCCAGGGTAGATTTCCCGGAGCCGTTTGGCCCGATGATGGCCCAATGTTGATCGGCCCTTATCTCCCAA
This window harbors:
- a CDS encoding ATP-binding cassette domain-containing protein, with amino-acid sequence MRSTLRRDERPAAPPKHGSFITLTDVTLRVGSKLLFEHTSWEIRADQHWAIIGPNGSGKSTLARAIFRQVPLAHGRIFYFFGTNKDQSDGARSYFNRGEIVKISAETHSNLMQQQAGYHQARWQSIEGKDSPTVAELLTGESIERISPYDVSPLKVSRAVYGQRRQRAVDLLGMGSLLGRKVLHLSHGEARKLLIARALMQSPRFLILDDPFVGLDDASRRALHGALTELLHAETPRILLITPRLEEIPPGITHVLQVANSRMVAQDRRDKILPAEAMPEPGRNKNISPLPLPAAVQESGQKYPVLVELKDTSVLYGHTYVLRHINWTMKQGENWAVLGANGAGKTTLLSLILADNPQAYANQITLFGQKRGSGESIWQIKRKIGWVSPELQAYHQKETTCGQVVCSGFFDSVGLYQTCSPQQVSLAVHWLQALGLLPLLNRPLGAVSVGEQRLVFLARALVKNPTLLILDEPCQGLDFNNRTRIIELLDQLCSQMPVNMIYVTHHFDEMPQAITHVLKLAQGRIQTSGERSEEGIKKPGRHYPAFQKGEKESVNLPID